The genome window TTCAATGGCTTTATCCAGTTGAGGGTCTTTTTCGGCTTTGATATCTTCTTCGGTCATGGGAACTTCAACATCAGGGGTCAGACCGGTACCGTTGATTTGCCTTTTGTTGGGAGTCAGCCAGCGGGCTACCGTGACCCGAATGGCGCCCTGGTCATTGTCCAGAGCCACCCAGTTTTGCACCGAGCCTTTCCCAAAAGAGGTGGTGCCCACCAGGATACCCCGTTGATAATCCTGAATAGCCCCTGCGGTAATTTCAGAGGCAGAAGCGGTACCTTCGTTAATCAGTACTACCAGGGGAATTTTCGTAGCCAGTCCTCCAGGGATCGCGTTAAAGGATTTTTCCCGCCCATCCCCATACTGCTCATACATCACCACGCCTTTATCGATAAACTGCGATACCACCTCTATAGCAGTGGTGAGATAGCCGCCTCCATTGTTCCGTAAATCCAGTACCAGCCCTTTGGGATTTTGTTTGAGGATTTCTTTCAAGGCGTTTTTGAGTTCGTCTGTAGTTTTTTCTCCAAAGGTGAAAAGCCGGATATAACCGATTCCATCATCGAGCATTTTGCTCTCTACGCTTGGAATGGTAATTTTAGCCCGGATGATGGTAAATTCTAGGGGCTCACTTTCCCCTTCCCGTTGAACAGTCAGGGTCACCTGAGTACCGGCTGGCCCAAGGATTCGCCTCAGCACCAGATTACCGTCTATACCGGTCATATCTTCGCCATTAACCTTGAGGATAATATCTCCGGCTTTCAATCCAGCTTTTTCTGCCGGAGAGTTGGGCATGGGACTGATGATTTTCACATATGCGCCGGTAATATCTACCCACGCACCGATGCCTTCGTATTCTCCGCTCATTGGCATATTGGCTTGGCGATATTGATCTGGGTCCATGTAAGAGGTGTGCGGGTCTCCCAAGGACTGAAGCATCCCGCTGATAGCACCACGCATGAGTTTTTCCTGATTGACTGGTTGTTCTACATACTGGTCATTCACAATATTCCAGGCTTCCCAGAAAGGCTTGAATAAGGTTTGTAAGTCTTCGGGGGTTCCACCTGTGGTAGAGGCAGACGAAATAAAGGGACCGGTAGGCGTGGTAGAAGCACTACGATTGGGAAGCAGCCACCCTACGACGATTCCTCCGGAAAAGGCTCCAGCCAGAAGGATCAACGCAATAAACCCGAGCACAAAGTAACGAATAGATTTATTCATAAGTTACTCCTTGCCATGAGGGTATCACGGCAGGTTTAGGATAGAATGAGAACTCCTTTGCCGGATTATACAACAGACTTCTTTCCGTTTCATTCTTTCTTTGAGGAAGAATTAATCTCACGAACTTTACGAGCCAGTTCCGAGATTTGTTCCTCTTCCTGGCCAAAGGGCTTTTGAAGAGCCTGAAAAGAGCGCTTGAGGATCTGAATTTCTGGAATATCCCCTTTACTCTTAAAAAATTCGTATAACCATAAATTAAACCCGATAATTACGAGAAGCAGGAAACCGATAGCGCACCAACCTGCCAGTCCAAGGTCTTTCAT of Anaerolinea thermophila UNI-1 contains these proteins:
- a CDS encoding S41 family peptidase produces the protein MNKSIRYFVLGFIALILLAGAFSGGIVVGWLLPNRSASTTPTGPFISSASTTGGTPEDLQTLFKPFWEAWNIVNDQYVEQPVNQEKLMRGAISGMLQSLGDPHTSYMDPDQYRQANMPMSGEYEGIGAWVDITGAYVKIISPMPNSPAEKAGLKAGDIILKVNGEDMTGIDGNLVLRRILGPAGTQVTLTVQREGESEPLEFTIIRAKITIPSVESKMLDDGIGYIRLFTFGEKTTDELKNALKEILKQNPKGLVLDLRNNGGGYLTTAIEVVSQFIDKGVVMYEQYGDGREKSFNAIPGGLATKIPLVVLINEGTASASEITAGAIQDYQRGILVGTTSFGKGSVQNWVALDNDQGAIRVTVARWLTPNKRQINGTGLTPDVEVPMTEEDIKAEKDPQLDKAIELLKSGNPAP